The proteins below come from a single Microbacterium sp. SLBN-154 genomic window:
- a CDS encoding helix-turn-helix transcriptional regulator gives MRADRLVSLVLLLRQRGRMTAGELAGELEVSPRTVLRDIEALSAAGVPVYVDRGRHGGFSLLPGFRTELTGLNHDEALAMLTAGSGRGGSVFGLSAPLASAMRKVIDALPEGHRANVDDAARRLLVEPETDLLSRRTVTEELADGVMSEVRRAVLAGHKLRFDYAAPTGTPRSHLVDPIGLVTVRDRTYLLALAAGEDRTYRLSRMLFAQELTEPADRPARVDLDRLWAERSATFLADGHLSVTVDVRASRRDELVGTVRALRAERPAESGWVRLDVAFDDLRHAVWAAWQLELDARVLAPDALCEAVATRARALAALYSS, from the coding sequence ATGCGGGCGGATCGGTTGGTCTCGCTGGTGCTGCTCCTACGCCAGCGGGGGCGGATGACGGCGGGCGAGCTGGCTGGAGAGCTGGAGGTGTCGCCGCGCACGGTGCTGCGCGACATCGAGGCGCTGTCTGCTGCCGGCGTGCCGGTGTATGTCGACCGCGGTCGGCACGGGGGGTTCTCCCTGCTTCCCGGATTCCGGACCGAACTGACCGGTCTGAACCATGACGAAGCGCTGGCGATGCTCACGGCGGGTTCGGGACGCGGCGGGAGCGTCTTCGGCCTGAGCGCCCCCCTCGCGTCGGCGATGCGCAAGGTGATCGACGCGCTGCCCGAAGGACACCGCGCCAACGTGGATGACGCCGCCCGCCGTCTGCTCGTCGAACCGGAGACCGATCTGCTGTCCCGGCGAACCGTGACCGAGGAACTGGCGGACGGGGTGATGAGCGAGGTCCGCCGCGCGGTCCTGGCCGGACACAAGCTGCGGTTCGACTACGCGGCCCCCACCGGAACGCCCCGATCGCACCTCGTCGACCCGATCGGCCTGGTGACCGTCCGCGACCGGACCTATCTGCTCGCCCTCGCCGCGGGGGAAGACCGCACGTATCGGCTGTCTCGGATGCTCTTCGCTCAGGAGCTCACCGAACCGGCCGACCGTCCGGCGCGGGTCGACCTGGACCGCCTCTGGGCCGAACGCAGCGCGACGTTCCTGGCCGATGGCCACCTGTCCGTGACCGTCGACGTCAGGGCCTCACGCCGAGACGAGCTGGTCGGGACGGTGCGGGCCCTCCGTGCGGAGAGGCCGGCCGAATCCGGATGGGTGCGGCTGGACGTCGCGTTCGACGACCTTCGTCACGCCGTGTGGGCGGCCTGGCAGCTCGAGCTCGACGCGCGCGTCCTCGCACCCGATGCGCTCTGCGAGGCCGTCGCGACGCGTGCACGTGCTCTGGCCGCTCTCTACTCGTCGTGA
- a CDS encoding RidA family protein: MDRTAVNPVTWSQAMGFNQGEVVSGETRTLYISGQTAMSADGRPEHDGDLAAQLALAADNLEGVLTAAGMSLKNLVRLNVYTTDVDALLPHYGVLAARLGAAGVAPTTTMLGVARLAIPGQMVELEGTAIA; this comes from the coding sequence ATGGATCGAACAGCAGTCAACCCGGTGACGTGGTCGCAGGCGATGGGCTTCAACCAGGGTGAGGTCGTCTCAGGCGAAACCCGCACCCTCTACATTTCGGGACAGACCGCCATGAGCGCTGACGGCCGGCCGGAGCATGACGGTGATCTCGCGGCTCAGCTCGCCTTGGCAGCGGACAACCTCGAGGGGGTCCTCACCGCTGCGGGGATGTCTCTGAAGAATCTCGTCCGGCTCAACGTCTACACCACGGATGTGGACGCGCTGTTGCCGCACTACGGCGTGCTCGCTGCCCGGCTCGGCGCCGCCGGGGTCGCCCCGACGACGACGATGCTCGGGGTGGCCCGGTTGGCGATCCCCGGCCAGATGGTCGAGCTCGAGGGGACGGCGATCGCGTAG
- a CDS encoding glutamate decarboxylase, whose translation MLHNRKSLRDELLDVIFASPYAASTLPKYRIPDDEHLPDRAHQIVVDELMLDGNSRQNLATFCQTWLEPQIQDIMARSIDKNMVDRDEYPQTAAIEERCVHIIADLWNSPDAADTLGTSTTGSSEAAMLGGMALLWKWRERRRAAGQPTDRPNLVTGPVQVCWHKFARYWDVELREVPMAEDRLLMTPEEALARVDENTIGVVPTLGVTFTGAYEPVNAISDALDQLQRDTGLDVPMHVDAASGGFLAPFVTPDLVWDFRLPRVKSINASGHKFGLAPLGVGWIIWRDAADLPKDLIFDVNYLGGNMPSFALNFSRPAGQVVAQYYLLLRLGREGYRRVQQSCYDTAQHLAAEIAALGPFEIIHDGAPAGGIPAISWRLKAGHEAPFTLFDLADRLRTRGWLVPAYSLPADRENTVVQRILVRHGFGRDEASLLMDDYRSAIAHFDNHPITVPMSEEEAGSFHH comes from the coding sequence GTGCTGCACAACCGCAAGTCGCTCCGAGACGAACTGCTGGATGTGATCTTCGCCTCGCCCTACGCCGCGAGCACCCTGCCGAAGTACCGCATCCCCGACGACGAGCACCTGCCCGACCGGGCGCACCAGATCGTGGTCGACGAGTTGATGCTCGACGGCAACTCCCGGCAGAACCTGGCGACCTTCTGCCAGACCTGGCTCGAGCCGCAGATCCAGGACATCATGGCCCGCTCGATCGACAAGAACATGGTGGACAGGGACGAGTATCCGCAGACGGCTGCGATCGAGGAGCGCTGCGTGCACATCATCGCCGACCTGTGGAACTCGCCCGACGCCGCCGACACCCTGGGGACGTCCACGACCGGTTCCAGCGAGGCGGCGATGCTCGGTGGCATGGCGCTGCTGTGGAAGTGGCGCGAGCGTCGCCGCGCCGCAGGGCAGCCGACCGACCGGCCGAACCTCGTCACGGGGCCTGTTCAGGTCTGCTGGCACAAGTTCGCGCGCTACTGGGACGTCGAGCTCCGGGAAGTCCCGATGGCGGAGGACCGTCTGCTGATGACCCCGGAGGAGGCGCTGGCCCGGGTCGACGAGAACACGATCGGTGTCGTGCCGACGCTCGGGGTGACCTTCACCGGCGCCTACGAGCCGGTCAACGCCATCAGCGATGCGCTGGATCAGCTTCAGCGCGACACCGGGCTGGATGTGCCGATGCACGTCGACGCCGCCAGCGGCGGGTTCCTCGCCCCCTTCGTCACGCCCGACCTGGTGTGGGACTTCCGGCTGCCGCGGGTGAAGTCGATCAACGCCAGTGGCCACAAATTCGGGCTCGCGCCGCTCGGGGTGGGGTGGATCATCTGGCGCGACGCCGCCGACCTTCCGAAGGACCTCATCTTCGACGTGAACTATCTCGGCGGCAACATGCCGAGCTTCGCCCTCAATTTCTCCCGGCCGGCGGGGCAGGTCGTGGCCCAGTACTACCTGCTGCTTCGTCTCGGGCGCGAGGGGTATCGCCGGGTGCAGCAGTCCTGCTACGACACCGCGCAGCACCTCGCCGCCGAGATCGCTGCGCTCGGCCCGTTCGAGATCATCCATGACGGGGCGCCGGCAGGCGGCATCCCCGCGATCTCCTGGCGGCTGAAAGCCGGGCATGAGGCGCCGTTCACCCTGTTCGACCTCGCCGACCGGCTGCGCACACGCGGATGGCTCGTTCCGGCGTACTCGCTCCCGGCCGACCGCGAGAACACGGTGGTGCAGCGCATCCTCGTCCGCCACGGCTTCGGTCGCGACGAGGCGTCACTGCTGATGGACGATTACCGCTCGGCCATCGCCCACTTCGACAACCACCCGATCACGGTGCCGATGTCAGAGGAGGAGGCGGGCAGCTTCCATCACTAG